The Pseudomonas sp. GD03919 region CAACGACGTACCGGTGCTGGCGGCTGCCGATATCAGCGTGGCCATGGGCTCGGCGTCCGACCTGGCGAAAACCAGCGCCGATGCGGTGTTGCTGTCGAATCGCCTGAGCAGCCTGGTCGATGGCCTGAAGCTGGCCAAGCGCACGCGCCGTATCATCATCGAGAACCTGGCCTGGGCGACGCTGTACAATGGCCTGGTACTGCCCTTCGCCGCCCTGGGCTGGATCACGCCGATCTGGGCGGCCGTGGGCATGTCGCTCAGCTCGCTGTTGGTGGTGCTCAACGCCCTGCGCCTGAGTCGCACCCCGAACACGTAGGAGCGAGCTCTGCTCGCGAACCGCTTCTTCGCTCGCGATGCTCGCTCCTCCCCAGACGCCTCCATGGAGACCGCATGTCCGCCCTCTACATCCTGATCCCCGTCGCCATCGGCCTGGTCGGTTTCGCCATCTGGCTGTTCTTCTGGGCGGTGGACAGCGGCCAGTACGACGACCTCGACGGGCCGGCACACAGCATTCTGTTCGACGACGAAGATCCGCTGCACAAGGCTGGCGTCGAACAGGTCGAAGAGCAGAACAGGCAGGACAAGCCCGATGCCTGAACTGGCGCCACTGCTGGTATCGGCGCTGATTCTCGGCCTGCTCGGCGGCGGCCATTGCCTGGGTATGTGCGGCGGCCTGATGGGCGCCCTGACCCTGGCGATTCCCCCCGAACAACGCAGCAGACGCCTGCAACTGCTATTGGCCTACAACCTCGGACGCATCCTCAGCTACGCGCTGGCAGGCTTGCTCCTTGGGCTGGCCGGCTGGGTCGTGGCCGGCAGCCAGGCCGAGGTCATCATGCGCACGCTGGCGGCGCTGCTGCTGATCGCCATGGGTCTTTATCTCGCCGGCTGGTGGAGCGGCCTGACGCGCATCGAAGCACTGGGCCGTGGCCTGTGGCGACACATTCAACCCCTGACACGCCGCTTCATGCCGGTCACAAGCATCCCC contains the following coding sequences:
- the ccoS gene encoding cbb3-type cytochrome oxidase assembly protein CcoS, with product MSALYILIPVAIGLVGFAIWLFFWAVDSGQYDDLDGPAHSILFDDEDPLHKAGVEQVEEQNRQDKPDA
- a CDS encoding sulfite exporter TauE/SafE family protein — encoded protein: MPELAPLLVSALILGLLGGGHCLGMCGGLMGALTLAIPPEQRSRRLQLLLAYNLGRILSYALAGLLLGLAGWVVAGSQAEVIMRTLAALLLIAMGLYLAGWWSGLTRIEALGRGLWRHIQPLTRRFMPVTSIPKAVVLGGLWGWLPCGLVYSTLLWASSQGNAVNSTLLMLAFGLGTWPVLLATGLAAERITALLRKRGVRMAGGLLVILFGIWTLPGPHQHWLMGH